In Polynucleobacter arcticus, the following proteins share a genomic window:
- a CDS encoding SET domain-containing protein, with the protein MSKKKLVAPKIDRSRIAVKSSPIHGKGVFVAKPIKKGDAIIEYKGERISWKLAEKRHPHDPKDPNHTFYFSLEDGRCIDAKYGGNAARWINHSCKPSCETREDEFDGKPRVFIYAKRDLKLGEELFYDYSLGVEGRITKQMKKDYECRCGAKKCRGTMLSLDGK; encoded by the coding sequence ATGAGTAAAAAGAAATTAGTGGCGCCAAAAATTGATCGGTCTCGTATCGCGGTGAAATCATCCCCTATTCATGGCAAGGGTGTTTTTGTCGCGAAGCCGATTAAAAAAGGCGATGCCATTATTGAATACAAGGGCGAGCGCATTAGTTGGAAGTTGGCGGAAAAGCGTCACCCACATGACCCAAAAGATCCGAACCACACCTTCTACTTCTCTCTCGAAGATGGTCGCTGTATTGATGCTAAGTACGGTGGGAATGCTGCACGCTGGATTAATCACTCTTGTAAACCAAGTTGTGAAACACGAGAAGATGAATTTGATGGTAAGCCCCGTGTATTTATTTATGCGAAACGCGATTTAAAGTTGGGTGAGGAGCTTTTCTACGACTATTCCCTTGGGGTCGAGGGCCGCATTACAAAGCAAATGAAGAAAGATTATGAGTGTCGTTGTGGTGCAAAAAAGTGTCGCGGCACAATGCTTTCCCTTGACGGTAAATAA